A genomic segment from Juglans regia cultivar Chandler chromosome 14, Walnut 2.0, whole genome shotgun sequence encodes:
- the LOC109015504 gene encoding GABA transporter 1-like — translation MAADDLVPNSSCKSTVSTVGKQNNLLDPSKELDAGALFVLKSRGSWLHCGYHLTTSIVAPVLLSLPYALTLLGWAGGILCLVLAGLVTFYSYNLLSLVLEHHAQLGQRHLRFRDMARDILGPRWGKYVIGPLQFGICYGAVVAGSLLGGQSLKFIYLLSNPNGTMKLYQFIAISGGLLLLLAQIPSFHSLRHINLISLVLCLTYSACVTAGAIHIGHSENAPIRDYSVHDTGVNRVFGAANAVAIISTTYACGIIPEIQATIAPPVKGKMFKGLCICYAVIATTFLSVAISGYWAFGNQAMGTVLSNFMGNEKPLLPTWFLLMINVFTLSQISAVAVVYLQPTNEVFEKLFADPKMDQYSIRNVVPRLISRSSSVIIATLLAAMLPFFGDIMALFGSFGCIPLDFIFPMVVYNVTFKPSKRSLVFWLNTLIAVVSSVLSVVGAVASVRQIVIDAKTYRLFANV, via the exons ATGGCAGCTGATGATCTGGTTCCAAACTCCAGCTGCAAAAGTACTGTATCCACAGTTGGGAAGCAAAATAACCTTCTTGATCCTTCAAAAGAGCTCGATGCTGGAGCTTTATTCGTCCTCAAATCCAGAG GGTCATGGCTGCACTGTGGGTACCATTTGACCACATCGATCGTGGCGCCGGTGCTTCTGAGTCTTCCCTATGCGCTGACTTTGCTAGGCTGGGCGGGTGGAATTCTTTGCCTGGTTCTTGCTGGTTTGGTCACTTTTTATTCCTATAATCTTCTATCTCTGGTTTTGGAGCACCATGCACAGCTTGGTCAACGCCACCTCCGGTTTCGGGACATGGCCAGAGATATTTTAG GACCTCGCTGGGGCAAATATGTTATTGGGCCACTTCAATTTGGAATATGCTATGGCGCAGTTGTGGCTGGAAGTCTTCTTGGAGGGCAGAGCCTTAAG TTCATTTACTTGCTCTCAAATCCAAACGGGACAATGAAGCTATACCAATTCATTGCCATATCTGGAGGGCTACTGCTGTTGTTGGCCCAGATACCATCATTCCACTCCCTGAGGCATATCAATCTTATCTCTCTTGTGCTTTGTCTTACCTACAGCGCTTGTGTTACAGCCGGTGCAATACACATCG GGCATTCCGAGAACGCTCCTATTAGGGACTATTCTGTACACGACACGGGAGTAAATCGAGTTTTTGGTGCTGCTAATGCAGTGGCAATCATTTCTACTACTTATGCCTGTGGAATTATTCCTGAAATacag GCAACCATAGCTCCTCCAGTAAAGGGCAAGATGTTCAAAGGTTTATGCATCTGTTATGCTGTTATAGCCACGACTTTTCTCAGCGTTGCAATCTCCGGGTATTGGGCATTCGGCAATCAGGCCATGGGGACAGTTCTTTCCAATTTTATGGGCAACGAAAAGCCTTTGCTGCCAACTTGGTTTCTCTTGATGATCAATGTTTTCACCCTTTCGCAAATATCGGCTGTCGCAGTG GTTTACTTGCAACCAACAAATGAAGTGTTTGAAAAGTTATTTGCAGACCCCAAAATggatcaatattccattcgtaatGTTGTGCCAAGATTGATTTCCAGGTCCTCATCAGTGATTATAGCTACACTTTTGGCAGCTATGCTACCTTTCTTCGGAGATATCATGGCactttttgggtcatttggATGCATTcctcttgattttattttcccaatGGTTGTCTACAACGTGACTTTCAAGCCCTCAAAGCGCAGTCTTGTTTTCTGGTTGAACACATTGATAGCAGTAGTATCCTCAGTGTTGTCCGTTGTAGGTGCAGTAGCATCTGTTCGACAAATAGTTATTGATGCCAAAACATACCGATTGTTTGCTAACGTGTAA
- the LOC109015515 gene encoding uncharacterized protein LOC109015515, which translates to MVAESWFRSLWKTPRKHEARPGKVVIGVLAFEVASLMSKLIHLWQSLSDSQVARLREEITNSVGIKKLVSDDEDFIGDLICAEMFENMVHAAKSVARLGKKCSDPSLKSFENAFGELIKIGTDPYGWGFSWRKMEKKVKKMERFIAANANLYQEMEILADLEQTLRRIKGNDDSGGVNLLEYQKKVAFKRQEVKNLQQISLWIRSYDYTVRLLAGSLLAIFSRMKHVFGIQQMVDADIRDSRDVSSDYIPHNQSVSALLQSSVYPSDNGLGKFASGPLGGFIAKSGPIFRKSKRNNFYSGPIGGPTMKSGSISAKNKKVNFFSGPLARGMPKSGPISVSDEIKRKWWQGHGRSPGIHGKKKPDRLTHVGPFKGCMMAGNNSHVDCYSSPMAVRSRNLNGANDFNADLLAPGKADHSNMSIFESRRKLLDAPPETLGAAALALHYANVIIVIEKLAASPHLIGLDARDDLYNMLPTSVRTTLRAKLKPYTKNLASSVYDTVLAEEWSEAMTGILEWLAPLAHNMIRWQSERSFEQQSLISRTNVLLVQTLYFANQEKTEATIIELLVGLNYVWRFGRELNARALMGCASSRMYDEYLDLDK; encoded by the coding sequence ATGGTTGCAGAGTCGTGGTTTCGCAGTCTGTGGAAGACTCCACGAAAGCATGAGGCCCGTCCTGGGAAAGTGGTGATTGGAGTGTTAGCATTCGAAGTTGCAAGCTTGATGTCTAAGCTGATTCATCTATGGCAGTCTTTAAGTGACTCCCAAGTTGCTAGGTTGAGAGAAGAGATCACAAACTCAGTGGGCATAAAGAAGCTTGTCTCAGATGATGAGGATTTCATTGGTGATTTGATATGTGCAGAGATGTTTGAGAATATGGTACATGCGGCAAAATCTGTAGCCAGGCTTGGCAAGAAGTGCAGTGATCCTAGTTTGAAGAGTTTTGAGAATGCATTTGGCGAGTTGATCAAAATTGGTACTGACCCATACGGGTGGGGATTTTCATGGAGGAAGATGGAAAAGAAAGTCAAGAAGATGGAAAGATTCATTGCCGCCAACGCAAACTTGTATCAGGAGATGGAAATACTTGCTGATCTAGAACAGACTCTAAGGAGAATAAAGGGTAATGATGACTCAGGTGGTGTAAATTTGCTTGAATATCAGAAAAAGGTTGCATTTAAGCGGCAGGAGGTGAAGAATTTACAACAGATCTCTCTGTGGATCAGGAGTTATGATTATACAGTTCGTCTTTTGGCAGGATCTCTGTTGGCAATATTCAGTAGGATGAAACATGTCTTTGGAATTCAACAGATGGTTGATGCTGATATCAGGGATTCAAGAGATGTGAGCTCTGATTATATCCCTCACAACCAGTCAGTTTCTGCTCTGTTGCAATCTTCGGTTTATCCATCCGATAATGGTCTTGGTAAATTTGCTTCAGGTCCCCTTGGGGGTTTTATTGCTAAATCAGGACCAATCTTTAGAAAAAGTAAACGTAACAATTTCTATTCGGGTCCTATCGGTGGACCAACCATGAAGTCGGGTTCTATTTCAGCAAAGAATAAAAAGGTCAACTTCTTTTCAGGCCCTCTTGCAAGGGGAATGCCAAAATCAGGTCCAATTTCTGTATCAGATGAAATAAAGCGTAAGTGGTGGCAAGGCCATGGCCGGTCACCTGGGATTCATGGGAAAAAAAAGCCTGACCGGCTAACTCATGTTGGACCTTTTAAAGGATGCATGATGGCTGGAAATAATTCTCACGTCGATTGTTACTCAAGTCCGATGGCCGTTCGTTCCAGGAATCTCAATGGAGCCAATGATTTTAATGCAGACCTTCTTGCTCCTGGAAAGGCTGATCATTCTAATATGTCAATCTTCGAATCCAGGCGCAAGTTGTTGGATGCTCCACCCGAAACACTTGGTGCTGCTGCTTTAGCACTGCACTATGCAAATGTCATTATCGTAATCGAGAAACTAGCAGCATCTCCTCACTTGATTGGTCTTGATGCAAGAGATGATTTATACAATATGTTACCCACGAGTGTGAGAACTACCCTTAGGGCAAAGCTGAAACCCTACACCAAGAACTTGGCTTCATCTGTTTATGATACAGTTCTGGCAGAAGAGTGGAGCGAGGCAATGACAGGGATATTGGAATGGTTGGCACCACTTGCTCATAACATGATAAGATGGCAGTCCGAGAGGAGTTTTGAACAGCAGAGCTTGATCTCCAGGACGAACGTTCTTCTGGTACAAACTCTTTACTTCGCAAATCAAGAGAAGACGGAAGCAACAATCATCGAGCTTCTTGTTGGGTTGAATTACGTTTGGAGATTTGGTAGAGAACTCAATGCAAGAGCTTTAATGGGGTGTGCTAGCAGTAGAATGTATGATGAATATTTGGATCTGGACAAGTGA
- the LOC109015497 gene encoding pre-mRNA-processing ATP-dependent RNA helicase prp5: MAKGEDAVRRKKSKVNRKRLQKQDSSASVSARVAAIIASKKRRKSGKRRMCEGMCFSLPSPDDPFNDKLGKKDFEGKEPKKRVPRQEDGRGFVHGKGVALRKGTQTPNTDFKDKVKSSKISNNDLVDLEEKVQVIQNVGDHCQNGLVRENSNGPSKFLIMCLNSIENALRHDGTSISKEDQPLFVNSWGIEFWKCYSAGKDILETSGASSTVEQIAWMISIAADTIARKEKEGLSFASPFLLFLVPSQEKAAKVRSVCKPLKALGIHTVSIHPGASLDHQIQGLKSCEPEFLVSTPERLLELVMFKAIDISGVSLLVADGLESLSNGGNPDMMKSIRQSISGTPLTVVFNDCFNHASVPLVQNLLSRSIHRISLNDTITSLSSCIIQSVNVCASEDEKLSKGIQILDQAYGDKLLSQPLKVLYILVKDSKFSEMVTALKNKGYFISTGSSCTISNFKNSKMKNEVSMINMEQIKTTDLEEYCLVIIPNFVLPIDSYVHVLTRMARHTVNGALHSFLTEENAAIAEPLTDILEQCGQAVPEALRDLCLTSSTREQ, from the exons ATGGCGAAAGGTGAAGATgcagtgaggaggaagaagagcaAGGTGAACCGGAAGAGGCTTCAGAAGCAGGACTCTTCTGCTTCGGTCTCTGCTCGGGTCGCCGCCATTATTGCCTCCAAGAAGCGCCGCAAGTCTGGAAAACGCCGCATGTGCGAG GGGATGTGTTTTAGCCTTCCTTCTCCTGATGATCCTTTCAACGACAAGCTTGGGAAAAAGGATTTTGAGGGAAAGGAACCCAAGAAGCGAGTACCTCGTCAAGAAGACGGGAGGGGTTTTGTTCATGGGAAGGGTGTTGCACTGAGGAAAGGAACCCAAACACCAAATACGGACTTCAAGGATAAGGTAAAAAGTTCAAAGATATCTAATAATGATCTTGTTGACCTAGAAGAAAAGGTTCAAGTGATTCAGAACGTAGGTGACCATTGTCAAAATGGATTGGTCCGTGAAAACTCAAATGGTCCATCGAAGTTTCTTATTATGTGCCTGAATTCAATCGAAAATGCATTGCGACATGATGGTACCTCCATTAGTAAAGAGGACCAGCCATTGTTTGTTAATTCATGGGGAATCGAGTTCTGGAAATGTTATTCAGCTGGGAAGGATATTTTGGAGACAAGTGGAGCTAGTTCTACAGTAGAGCAAATTGCTTGGATGATTTCCATTGCTGCTGATACCATTGcaagaaaggagaaagaaggTCTATCATTTGCGAGCCCCTTTCTTTTATTCCTTGTACCATCCCAGGAGAAAGCAGCTAag GTTCGCTCAGTCTGCAAGCCTTTGAAGGCTCTTGGAATACACACTGTGAGTATACATCCTGGGGCATCCTTGGATCACCAGATTCAAGG TTTAAAGAGCTGTGAGCCTGAGTTCCTTGTATCTACACCTGAGAGGCTGCTGGAACTTGTTATGTTTAAGGCCATTGATATATCTGGTGTTTCCTTGCTG GTTGCTGATGGACTTGAATCTCTTTCAAATGGTGGTAATCCTGATATGATGAAATCCATTAGGCAATCAATTTCAGGAACTCCCCTTACTGTGGTTTTCAATGATTGCTTCAATCATGCCTCTGTTCCATTGGTTCAAAATCTTCTGTCTAGATCAATCCATAGAATATCTCTTAACGATACGATTACCAGTCTAAGTTCATGCATTATCCAGTCAGTGAACGTGTGTGCCTCAGAAGATGAAAAACTATCAAAG GGTATCCAAATTCTTGATCAAGCTTATGGAGATAAATTGTTGTCTCAGCCCTTGAAGGTGCTATACATATTGGTTAAAGATAGCAAGTTTAGTGAAATGGTCACTGCCCTAAAAAACAAGGGTTATTTTATATCAACGGGCTCATCATGCACCATATCAAACTTTAAAAACAG caaaatgaaaaatgaagttTCCATGATCAATATGGAGCAGATAAAAACCACCGATCTAGAGGAGTATTGTCTTGTAATAATACCCAATTTCGTACTTCCGATCGACAGTTATGTGCACGTTCTCACTAGAATGGCTCGCCACACCGTCAATGGTGCGTTGCATAGCTTTCTAACCGAAGAAAATGCAGCCATTGCTGAACCATTGACTGATATCCTTGAACAATGCGGACAGGCAGTGCCTGAAGCTTTAAGAGACTTGTGTCTGACATCTTCCACACGGGAACAATGA